Proteins from a single region of Halorubrum sp. 2020YC2:
- a CDS encoding sugar-specific transcriptional regulator TrmB, producing MSEFDPAPDSAAETPRWQDRTDTFSRVYDVVLGLTSPTTYTNVAELADCSPNAAKKHLDRLAEMGIARADTDSRPARYQRHDGYLEWQEASRIATDLSVDAILNRVEALEQRRTEYETEFGTTDPDTVAVFDAKDHETIHDRMTAVSDWQGVIRDIRLYELARQLSQNDGHLIPA from the coding sequence ATGAGCGAGTTTGACCCGGCTCCTGACTCAGCAGCAGAGACGCCACGCTGGCAGGACAGAACGGATACATTCAGCCGTGTCTACGATGTCGTCCTCGGTCTCACGTCACCAACGACGTACACGAATGTCGCAGAGCTCGCAGACTGCTCTCCGAACGCAGCAAAAAAGCACCTCGATCGCCTCGCAGAGATGGGTATTGCCCGCGCCGATACTGACAGCCGCCCGGCCAGGTACCAGCGACACGACGGATATCTCGAGTGGCAAGAGGCGAGTCGGATCGCCACGGACCTTTCTGTCGATGCGATTCTCAACCGCGTCGAAGCGCTCGAACAACGACGGACAGAATACGAAACCGAATTCGGCACCACCGACCCAGACACCGTTGCGGTGTTCGACGCCAAGGACCACGAGACGATCCACGACCGCATGACCGCAGTAAGCGACTGGCAAGGAGTCATTCGAGATATTCGGCTTTACGAACTCGCCCGGCAACTCTCACAGAACGACGGACACCTGATCCCCGCCTGA